cAGGGACGAGGTGCACATCTCCATGtgtcccagctctctctgcccGTGTCTccccagctgagctctgcaggctgtACCGGACACATCTCCGAGGTCTCGCTCCCACCAGCACACGGTGAGCACCCCGGGGTGCTGGTCCTGCCCCATCCGGGTCCCCGCACTCCTGCAGTGATGATGACACACACACATTGGTGGTGAGCCCGGGGGGTTGGCACCAACCTTTGTTTCTCCCCAATGAGCCCAGCAATGGGGCTTTCCCTCTCCCCAGTGGGAGTGCATTTTGGGCACCATTTGGACACGCTTCATTATTTCCAGGCGAAGGATGTCTcatgccctccctccctcccctttatttctgcctcttttcaGATGAAGGCCTGGTTCTCTGATTCAGGGCAAAGAGTGGAAGTTTTCATCCCCTCTCGGCGCTGGTTCCGGCCGCTCATGGGGCGCTGCTGCCAGGCCTGCACCCCAAGGAGCTGGGTGAGCCCAGGttgggctgagggctgctgcctcctccagccAAAGCCAACCATGACCCCCTCGCTCTGCTTCCAGGATGGCTTCTACCACACACGTCTCTCCTCCCTCGGCTTCCGCAGTGCCACGTGGGTGACGGAGGAGGACACCAGGTGAGGTCAGGGCTCGGGtcagagccctgtgctgggagtgctgagcagagcactcATTCcaagttttgttctttctttgtccGAATCCCTGTGGAATTAAGTTCCTCTGAAGCACTGGAGTGTGGGGATGTCTCTCTGTCACGCTTGCTCACTAATTATTCCAGAAAGCAGTCATgctaattattttctgaatggaAGGCACATCTCCAAGTGCAGAGCACTAATAACAGCAGAGACGATAGGGCTTGGTCTATTCCTCTGCTCACTGTCACCCTTATGGCCTAGAGGGGCAGCCAGCCACAGTGTCAAGGGTCTGTGAGTTCTGAAATCACAGGATTGGACTTGAGCCTGagaaggggtggggggtgtTTTGTTCTCCCTTTGGGCGCCAGCACGAGGAAGATCTCATGCATGCTGGGCCAGCTCGCTCCCAGCCCCTGTGTGTGTCCTCCTCCCCGTGGCCCAGCActggagctcagctgctgtgatgctgaggAGCTGACGTGTCCGCTCTCCTGCAGTTATCTGGTTTTGGAGGTGTTGGACTCCCCTGGTTCTTCTCCTTTTTGGAACAGTCCCTGGTGGTTTGgcagttctgtgctgtttttttccaaatcgGGTCACGATGCTCCCTTCTGCTTGAAATatcccagctcccagctttCAAACTCTTTGAATAATTCATCTCCGCTCAGAGCGCCCGAGGAGCTGCGGGATGCTGAAGAGAGGCTGGAGATGGGAGGCTGAGATTGAGAGCAGACAGAGGTATCAATCCCCGCATCGCTGCCTGAGCGCCTCACACCAGCTTCCTGTGCACTGCAAAGCTCAAAGCCTCAGCTTCACCCCCCTCTGACCCCGTGGTGTTTGTCTAGCTTGGATGTGGGGCAATTTGGGGAAGCCCCAGCTTGGGATGgagcatggctgctgctggcaggggctgtgtgctgaaTGGGCTGtcgctggcagcagcagctttggggACGCTGCCTGGTGCCTGGAGAGCTTCCCTCACAGCCTGAAGCCACCAGCATGTTCCCAGCACGTTTCCCCAGCTGTGAGATGGAAACCAGAGCCTCAAACGCTCGCCAAGAGCATTGTGTGCGGGAGGCTGACGCAGTGCCAGCACCCTGCGGGCGCTCACAGTGCTCACCCCTCCATCTCACCCAGGTACCGCGGCTGGTTGGTGCGACGGATCTGCTGCGTCCTGGCTGTAGGCAGCTGGAAAGTGCTCACCAACACCCCCGGGGACCTCCTGGAGAGAGTCTGCAGCAATAAGAGGTGTGTGGGGACGGCTCCCTGCTCCCCTTCAGTGCCACCCCCGTGGGGTCGTCGCACGGGAGCTGCTCCGTGCCGCACGGCGCTGGGTGACGTGGCCTTGTCAGGCACCTGTCACCTCCATCCCTGTCACTGCTAATTATACAGTACAGGGTTGGCAGCCGGTACATTGTAATTACTGTAATCcatagctgtttttttttttttttgtcttttgctgAAAAAACGTGTTAACCCTTTGCTCCCACCTCATCTCCATGCAGGGTGCAGGACGTTGCTGCCAGCCAGGCATGCGGCTGCAGAGGGGACAGCAAGttccagcagcagtgcaagGAGAAAGTCCTTGGGATCCTGGCTGGGATTCAGGCCCCGCTCTGCCTTCCCATGCTCAGGTGGGTGAGGGACGTGCGGTGTCGTCCGGCCCCAGGTTGGGGGACATAGCTCCCATGTGGGGCGTTCCCAGCCCTACTCTCTCTGATCCTTCAGTTTGTGCAGTGCCCCATGTGTGGGGCTTTGCTCCTCACACAGTCCCGTGGGCATATTGTCCCCTCTACAGAGTGGAGTGCAACACCAGAgtgggaaagggggggggaaaggccGTACTGGGGgggatggaaagcaaagcaaagcaaaaggaaatttttctttctaagctcttttttttttttttttttcctttttacctcCTGTCATTGAGAAATTGGCAATTAAAGGTTGCATTGTAGCCTAATTGCTTGTCTGATTGAGCTGTAATAAAAGAACCCTCTGAGCAGTCTGAAGTAtttaaagggaagaaattaCCCAGGGGATAAAAGCATTCGGATCCTTCCCATAAGTGGCATGCGGGAGGACAGGGAGATGGAGGGGTAATTGACTTGAGCTTTTGTTGCTGGGGGGAGGAGTGGTCTTGTCACATCCAGCCTTTAACGTTTTAACTTAATTTATAAGAAAGCTGTTTATTTGCTTCATGGGAGCTGAGCATCGAGACGAGGAGTCGATGCTGTGCAGTAAGCCATCTTGCACAGCCCTGTTTGGTGCCTGGATGGGGGAACTGAGGCAGGGGGTGGTGCAGTGATGGGGGAGGGACATGCCCATGGCCCTGGCTGGTGCCTGGGTGCTGTCTCCTTGCCTGGCTGAGGTTTTGGAGGGCTTTGGGTGCAGTCCACGGCCCCGTAGGGCTGCTCAcccctgtgctgtgcctctcctccctgcaggctgtgctgctgggcccTGCTCCGCTTCCTGAGCTGCCTCTTCTTCAGCGTGCAGCTGCACCGAGGGCAGCTGGATATGGTGCTGAGGGCTGTCAGGAGGAAGGTGAGGAACCTGACCACCTGCTCCTggcacactgcagtgctgagctctcaCCGCAtcctccatccccacagcctGGTGTGCCACTGGTTTTCCTCTCCACCCACAAGTCCCAGCTGGACGGgctgctcctctccttcctcctcttctctcaggGCCTGGGGGTACCCAGGGTGACGGTTGGCAACTTGACCTGCAGCCCTCGCCTGAGGTAAGGCACGGGGAATCCTCTTCCAGCCTGGCACGCAGCTGCTTCCCCACAGGGGGTGAATGCAGCTGTGCACACCAGGCTGGGCTAGGGAGTGGGAAGGGCACAGGGTTGGCAGTAGAGACATGGTCTTGTGCAGGGTGGGCACTCATGATGGTTTCTTCCCCTGCAGGGCCTTGCTTGGCTGCCTGGGAGCAGTGTTCCTGCCCACGAGAGTGGAACAGGCATTGAGTGACCAGGATGGAGAGCTCCCAGTGGCCGTGCTGGCCTCGGTATGTCTCACCCTGGCATTCCCCTGGTGCTGGGATGGGaatcagaatcagagaatgCTTGGGTTGGgtttaagatcatccagttccaacctctgCAGTGGAGGAAGAACACCCCCCCTGCACTCTCAAGGCACTCGGTGAGGGCATCTTGGGCTCACAGACAGAAGGGCAAAGCTGCCAGGCCGCGTTAAACCCCCAGCAGTGGGTGGTGGCAGCCTACGGTGCCACCATCACCCCCAGCTTCACCCCTCTGCTCCAGTACGTCGAGGAGGTGCTGAGGAGCCGGCAGCCTCTGGTGGTGTTCCTGGAGGAGCCCTCTGCCCCGTGGCACCTCTCCGGTCCTGCCCGTGCGTGGCTGGCCCCCCTGTACCGCGCTGTGCGGGATGGTGCTGTGCCTGACATCCTCCTGGTCCCTGTGGGAATCGCCTATGACCGCACCCCCGACAGattctgcagggatggagcGGAGGTACGACTGTGTGCAGCACCTCAGCTGGTGGTGGGGGCACTCCTTTTGTCACCCCGTTAATGCTTCATTCCCTCTCCCCCCAGCCCAGTGCTCAGCCCCTCGGCCTCAGGGCCTGCCTCTGGGCTGCCTGCCGAGCCCTGTGCCGATGCTTTGGCTGCGCTCGTGTGGACTTGGCCCAGCCCTTCTCCTTGCAGGTACAGTGGTGTGGGGTCCAGCTGGGGCTCCTGTGGTGGAGCTGGCTCCCAGAATCCAGCTCAGCCCCAGAGGatgttctgcagcagtgctttgggcTGTGTGAGCCTTGTGGGGTCTTACAGAGGGGCTCGGGGTGTTGGGGGGCGGGGAGATCTGCAGAGATCCCGTGAGCCCATGGGGCAGCTCTTGGAGGGACTGAAAGCGATGAGTCAGTTGCGGGCTGTAGGCATTCATAGGCTGTGTTCTCCTCTCCAGGAGTTTGTGGCAAAAAGCCTCATCTGCCAGAGCAGCATGGGGAAGCCACTGGAGGAGTTGCTGCCCACCATCCTTGGCATGCTGTAAGCCAGGGGGAACAGTGCCTTGCCCCCAGTGCCTGTTCCCAGCCTCGCTTTCTCATTTCTCACTCTATTTCCTACAGCTCCAGCCAGCCAGATTACAGCAGAGCAGATGGTCCGGAGCACAGAATGACCACCAGCTCAGAGGCAGAAGAGGAAATGATGGTGACCAAGCTGGGCCTGCACGCCCTGAGCGGTATGGGGCTCTGCAGACAGGCATGGGAATTCAAAGGAGCACACGTCCCTGCTCCCTCCATGACCGACAGCAGCCGTGCTGCTCTTAACTGCTCATTTCCACGTGTGGCTGCTGCGTGGCAGCACCTGCACTGGAAACAGAACGCAAACAGCAGAGTGCCTCTTGCTCCTCGCAGATGCCATTGCATGTTCCGCCGTCACAGCTGTGGGGATCACATcggcactgctgctgcacaagcACCGCAAGGTGAGGCAGAACCCTGTGGGGTTTCCAGCTTTGTCTGCTGCTGGAGCAAGCTTCCAGGCCTGCCCCTTGTAACTCCTGGCCAGCTCAGCCCCCTCTTCCCACAGTGTGTGCGGCTCTCCCAGCTCATGGCAGACTTTGCATGGCTGCTGGAAGAGACACTGCTGCGGCAGCACGACGTGAGCTTCTCAGGGCAGCTCCGTGCCCTGGTGCTGCACAGCCTGGCCATGCTCAGGGCCCACCTCACCCTCTACCACCTTGCACCCCTCGGTGATGTCCTGGTGGTCGTCAAGGACTCGGCAGAGACAcagtgggagctgagctgccaCAGCACCCAAATCGTGCCCATTTTTGCCAGCGAGGCGGTGGGAGGTGAGCAGtggggtgctgggggtcccTGCGTTGGGTAGCAGTGGCACTGCTGATcatgctgtgcccacagcctgTGCCATCCGTGccttgctgctggagctgctgccctttGTGGGGGAGGCCCCCTGCCCCTCCAGCATCACCTTCAGTGAGGATGAGCTGCACCACAAGATCCtgacactgctgcagctgctgccccccAGCCTGCTGGGGCTGAAAGTAGGTGCAGGTGGCACCAGGGCTGCCGATGGCACATGGAGGTGGTTTGCCAGCTCCTTGCCAAccccttctccctgcagccttgCCAGCCCCTTGACTGCCAGAGCCAGGACATCTTGGACAAGCTCACGCTGTGCGGGCTGCTGGAGGCTGAAGAGGTTGGTGCCCTCCGGTCCTGACTGGGAAGGGAACGAGGGACTGCAGCATGAGTCCACTGCACCCCTGGATTGGGAGGTTTGCCCTGAGTAGAGGTGAGGGGATGGGGACGTGCAGTGCCAGCCCGAAGCTTCGCTCTGCAGGAGGGCGAGCGCTATCTCTGTGATGTGTCCTCACGGCGATGCAGAACACCGCATTGGACCAACCTGGACTTCAGCGACAGCGACACTGACAGTGATGACAACCACTGCAAACGCTGCTTCAGGGTACGCAGGGGCTCCCTGCTCCGCAGCCCCAGGATGCCTTGGGGCACTGAGGC
This DNA window, taken from Gallus gallus isolate bGalGal1 chromosome 22, bGalGal1.mat.broiler.GRCg7b, whole genome shotgun sequence, encodes the following:
- the GPAT2 gene encoding glycerol-3-phosphate acyltransferase 2, mitochondrial; this translates as MGLDTGEKGGNGQTPPGAASRTAPGVGGREGRRGAERGGSAGLCRAAGHGTPPLALWLQMKAWFSDSGQRVEVFIPSRRWFRPLMGRCCQACTPRSWDGFYHTRLSSLGFRSATWVTEEDTRYRGWLVRRICCVLAVGSWKVLTNTPGDLLERVCSNKRVQDVAASQACGCRGDSKFQQQCKEKVLGILAGIQAPLCLPMLRLCCWALLRFLSCLFFSVQLHRGQLDMVLRAVRRKPGVPLVFLSTHKSQLDGLLLSFLLFSQGLGVPRVTVGNLTCSPRLRALLGCLGAVFLPTRVEQALSDQDGELPVAVLASYVEEVLRSRQPLVVFLEEPSAPWHLSGPARAWLAPLYRAVRDGAVPDILLVPVGIAYDRTPDRFCRDGAEPSAQPLGLRACLWAACRALCRCFGCARVDLAQPFSLQEFVAKSLICQSSMGKPLEELLPTILGMLSSQPDYSRADGPEHRMTTSSEAEEEMMVTKLGLHALSDAIACSAVTAVGITSALLLHKHRKCVRLSQLMADFAWLLEETLLRQHDVSFSGQLRALVLHSLAMLRAHLTLYHLAPLGDVLVVVKDSAETQWELSCHSTQIVPIFASEAVGACAIRALLLELLPFVGEAPCPSSITFSEDELHHKILTLLQLLPPSLLGLKPCQPLDCQSQDILDKLTLCGLLEAEEEGERYLCDVSSRRCRTPHWTNLDFSDSDTDSDDNHCKRCFRICEPKDSPGFLLFFCHLLSPVLATYVRAVAFLEQHSWPQPEAMCARALQQFLAEENGLEHPMWSLVLSTLQSFKNIGVLKERPSPSGPLLHLTQPFCSSEGRRKLRAFLEQFMQL